A window of the Hypomesus transpacificus isolate Combined female chromosome 10, fHypTra1, whole genome shotgun sequence genome harbors these coding sequences:
- the bfsp2 gene encoding phakinin isoform X2: MPMPRRRSSFLGQASATERSAGTRIGTVGVTTAPRGVFVGTAPTGGASSLGTRVSRRALGISSVFLQGLRSSAAPVLPRTCDRAQQGGSQGLNGCLMEYRDKVHALEQLNQQLEEQIRHCLDRKALSAGAWGPLRQDWEDVYRQVSEAILDNARLMLQTENLQANAEDFKDRFDNEQPFRKAVEEEISSLHKVIDDADLTKTDLNSQIESLRLELQDLERNHEEDVRVLYNQMAGREVDEPDAPIETSLDQILAYIRSHWEKVIEKNRAETDAYLENKAETVNSKLSREEEQLETLKIECNDAGCKIQSLQAETESIRALKRGLENSLCDAKHWHDIELQNLGSVVGKLELELGDVRSDIEQQRRDYETLFGNKMRLEQEIGMYHGILDGEESRYHPSMWSGNQSEPEGNQTVPPLDPQGNKAYQGSSPSGSK; the protein is encoded by the exons ATGCCTATGCCGAGACGCAGATCATCCTTCTTAGGCCAGGCTTCCGCCACAGAGCGTTCGGCCGGGACCCGGATCGGTACGGTGGGCGTCACCACGGCACCAAGAGGAGTGTTTGTAGGGACGGCACCCACAGGCGGCGCCTCCAGCCTGGGCACGCGGGTGTCGCGACGCGCCCTCGGGATCAGCAGTGTGTTTCTGCAGGGCCTGAGAAGCAGTGCCGCACCGGTCCTGCCTCGGACCTGTGACAGAGCCCAGCAGGGGGGCTCCCAGGGCCTCAATGGCTGCCTGATGGAGTACAGGGACAAGGTGCACGCCCTGGAGCAACTTAACCAGCAGCTGGAAGAGCAGATAAGACACTGCCTTGATCGGAAAGCCTTGAGTGCCGGGGCATGGGGCCCGCTGAGACAAGACTGGGAGGACGTCTACAGACAG GTCAGTGAAGCAATCCTTGACAACGCCAGACTCATGCTTCAGACGGAAAATTTACAAGCTAACGCTGAGGACTTCAAGGACAG GTTTGACAATGAGCAGCCTTTTAGgaaggctgtggaggaggagatcagTTCTCTGCACAAGGTCATTGATGATGCAGACCTCACCAAAACCGACCTGAACAGCCAGATTGAGAGCCTGAGACTCGAGCTCCAAGACTTGGAACGCAACCACGAGGAG GACGTGAGAGTCCTCTACAACCAGATGGCAGGTCGTGAGGTGGATGAGCCTGATGCTCCAATAGAAACCAGTCTGGACCAGATTCTGGCCTACATTCGCTCTCACTGGGAGAAAGTCATTGAGAAGAACCGTGCTGAAACCGATGCCTACTTGGAAAACAAG GCAGAAACAGTGAACAGCAAACTGAGTCGGGAAGAGGAACAGCTGGAGACTTTGAAGATAGAGTGTAATGATGCTGGCTGTAAGATCCAGAGTCTACAGGCTGAAACGGAGTCGATCAGAGCACTT AAACGAGGTTTGGAAAACTCCCTTTGTGATGCTAAGCACTGGCATGACATAGAGCTTCAGAACCTGGGCTCTGTCGTTGGTAAACTGGAGTTGGAACTGGGCGACGTCCGCAGCGACATTGAGCAACAGCGCCGTGACTACGAGACCTTATTTGGAAACAAGATGCGTCTGGAGCAGGAGATTGGAATGTACCACGGCATCCTGGACGGAGAGGAGAGCCGTTACCATCCCTCCAT GTGGTCTGGCAACCAATCAGAGCCAGAGggaaatcaaactgttcctccTTTGGATCCTCAAGGAAACAAAGCCTATCAAG GTTCCAGCCCATCTGGTAGTAAGTAG
- the bfsp2 gene encoding phakinin isoform X1 has product MPMPRRRSSFLGQASATERSAGTRIGTVGVTTAPRGVFVGTAPTGGASSLGTRVSRRALGISSVFLQGLRSSAAPVLPRTCDRAQQGGSQGLNGCLMEYRDKVHALEQLNQQLEEQIRHCLDRKALSAGAWGPLRQDWEDVYRQVSEAILDNARLMLQTENLQANAEDFKDRFDNEQPFRKAVEEEISSLHKVIDDADLTKTDLNSQIESLRLELQDLERNHEEDVRVLYNQMAGREVDEPDAPIETSLDQILAYIRSHWEKVIEKNRAETDAYLENKQAETVNSKLSREEEQLETLKIECNDAGCKIQSLQAETESIRALKRGLENSLCDAKHWHDIELQNLGSVVGKLELELGDVRSDIEQQRRDYETLFGNKMRLEQEIGMYHGILDGEESRYHPSMWSGNQSEPEGNQTVPPLDPQGNKAYQGSSPSGSK; this is encoded by the exons ATGCCTATGCCGAGACGCAGATCATCCTTCTTAGGCCAGGCTTCCGCCACAGAGCGTTCGGCCGGGACCCGGATCGGTACGGTGGGCGTCACCACGGCACCAAGAGGAGTGTTTGTAGGGACGGCACCCACAGGCGGCGCCTCCAGCCTGGGCACGCGGGTGTCGCGACGCGCCCTCGGGATCAGCAGTGTGTTTCTGCAGGGCCTGAGAAGCAGTGCCGCACCGGTCCTGCCTCGGACCTGTGACAGAGCCCAGCAGGGGGGCTCCCAGGGCCTCAATGGCTGCCTGATGGAGTACAGGGACAAGGTGCACGCCCTGGAGCAACTTAACCAGCAGCTGGAAGAGCAGATAAGACACTGCCTTGATCGGAAAGCCTTGAGTGCCGGGGCATGGGGCCCGCTGAGACAAGACTGGGAGGACGTCTACAGACAG GTCAGTGAAGCAATCCTTGACAACGCCAGACTCATGCTTCAGACGGAAAATTTACAAGCTAACGCTGAGGACTTCAAGGACAG GTTTGACAATGAGCAGCCTTTTAGgaaggctgtggaggaggagatcagTTCTCTGCACAAGGTCATTGATGATGCAGACCTCACCAAAACCGACCTGAACAGCCAGATTGAGAGCCTGAGACTCGAGCTCCAAGACTTGGAACGCAACCACGAGGAG GACGTGAGAGTCCTCTACAACCAGATGGCAGGTCGTGAGGTGGATGAGCCTGATGCTCCAATAGAAACCAGTCTGGACCAGATTCTGGCCTACATTCGCTCTCACTGGGAGAAAGTCATTGAGAAGAACCGTGCTGAAACCGATGCCTACTTGGAAAACAAG CAGGCAGAAACAGTGAACAGCAAACTGAGTCGGGAAGAGGAACAGCTGGAGACTTTGAAGATAGAGTGTAATGATGCTGGCTGTAAGATCCAGAGTCTACAGGCTGAAACGGAGTCGATCAGAGCACTT AAACGAGGTTTGGAAAACTCCCTTTGTGATGCTAAGCACTGGCATGACATAGAGCTTCAGAACCTGGGCTCTGTCGTTGGTAAACTGGAGTTGGAACTGGGCGACGTCCGCAGCGACATTGAGCAACAGCGCCGTGACTACGAGACCTTATTTGGAAACAAGATGCGTCTGGAGCAGGAGATTGGAATGTACCACGGCATCCTGGACGGAGAGGAGAGCCGTTACCATCCCTCCAT GTGGTCTGGCAACCAATCAGAGCCAGAGggaaatcaaactgttcctccTTTGGATCCTCAAGGAAACAAAGCCTATCAAG GTTCCAGCCCATCTGGTAGTAAGTAG
- the klhl18 gene encoding kelch-like protein 18, whose translation MTMGDMIYEELEDLMHFSVHDLPGRGYSVMEEIRRQGKLCDVTLKIGDHKFSAHRIVLAASIPYFHAMFTNDMVECKQDEIVMQGMDPSALEALINFAYNGHVAIDQQNVQVLLIGASFLQLQNVKDACCSFLQERLHPKNCLGVRQFAETMMCTTLYDTANSFVHQHFVDVSMSEEFLCLRPEELLELVGCDELNIKAEEQVFEAVLAWVRHECVERGSLLPELLSKTRLPLCRPQFLADRVQQDELVRSCHKCRDLVDEAKDFHLMPDRRPHLAAFKTRQRCCTSIAGLIYAVGGLNTAGDSLNVVEVFDPIGNCWERCQPMKTSRSRVGVAVVNGLLYAIGGYDGQSRLSTVEVYNPETDTWTRVASMNSQRSAMGTVVVDGHIYVCGGYDGKSSLNSVEFYSPETDRWTVVTEMNASRSAAGVTVFDGRIFVSGGHDGLQIFNTVEFYNHHTALWHPVAGMMNKRCRHGAAALGSHLYVAGGYDGSGFLSGAEVYSSVADQWSHLVSMNTRRSRVSLVANCGRLYAVGGYDGQSNLSSIEMYDPESNRWTFMAPMVSHEGGVGVGCIPLQPA comes from the exons ATGACGATGGGTGACATGATATATGAGGAACTGGAAGATTTGATGCATTTTTCTGTCCACGATTTGCCAGGTCGGGGATATTCTGTTATGGAGGAGATAAGAAGACAAGGGAAACTATGCGATGTCACCCTTAAG ATTGGAGACCACAAGTTCAGCGCCCACCGGATTGTGCTTGCTGCTTCCATCCCATACTTTCATGCTATGTTCACCAATGACATGGTAGAGTGCAAGCAAGATGAGATTGTCATGCAAGGAATGGACCCTAG TGCCCTAGAAGCTCTAATCAACTTTGCATATAATGGCCATGTAGCCATTGACCAGCAGAATGTCCAAGTCCTCCTGATTGGAGCCAGCTTCCTGCAGCTCCAAAATGTTAAGGATGCTTGCTGCTCTTTCCTACAAGAGAG ACTTCATCCCAAAAACTGTCTTGGAGTACGGCAATTCGCAGAAACCATGATGTGCACCACACTGTATGACACAGCCAACAGTTTTGTTCACCAGCATTTTGTGGACGTGTCCATGTCAGAGGAGTTCCTTTGTCTCCGGCCAGAGGAACTGTTGGAGTTGGTAGGCTGTGACGAGCTGAATATCAAAGCAGAGGAGCAG GTGTTTGAAGCCGTTCTAGCATGGGTACGTCATGAATGTGTGGAGAGGGGATCTCTGTTGCCAGAACTGCTCTCCAAGACCCGGCTGCCTCTTTGTCGACCCCAGTTCCTGGCTGACCGGGTCCAGCAAGATGAGTTGGTGCGCTCCTGCCACAAATGCAG GGATCTTGTTGATGAGGCAAAAGATTTTCACCTCATGCCAGATCGGCGACCTCATCTTGCAGCCTTTAAGACACGGCAAAGATGCTGCACCTCTATTGCAGGGTTAATTTATGCTGTAGGCGGACTCAATACTGCAG gTGATTCATTGAATGTAGTTGAAGTGTTTGACCCAATTGGAAATTGCTGGGAAAGATGTCAGCCAATGAAAACGTCACGAAGTCGAGTAGGTGTAGCAGTTGTGAACGGCTTGCTTTATGCCATTGGAGGATACGATGGTCAGTCTCGGCTGAGCACTGTGGAGGTTTACAACCCAGAAACGGACACCTGGACACGTGTTGCCAGCATGAACAGCCAACGAAG TGCAATGGGAACAGTTGTTGTGGATGGTCATATATATGTCTGCGGAGGCTATGATGGTAAATCTTCTCTCAACTCTGTGGAGTTCTACTCTCCAGAAACAGACAG GTGGACAGTAGTAACAGAGATGAATGCCAGTCGCAGTGCAGCAGGGGTGACAGTCTTCGATGGAAGGATTTTTGTATCCGGAGGACATGATGGTTTACAAATCTTCAACACG GTGGAATTCTACAACCATCACACAGCTCTTTGGCACCCTGTGGCTGGGATGATGAACAAGCGCTGTCGTCATGGGGCCGCTGCCCTGGGAAGCCACCTATACGTGGCAGGAGGTTACGACGGCTCCGGTTTCCTGAGTGGGGCAGAGGTGTACAGTTCTGTGGCAGACCAATGGAGCCACTTGGTGTCCATGAACACACGGCGCAGTCGAGTCTCATTGGTGGCCAACTGTGGAAGACTTTACGCAGTTGGTGGTTACGATGGACAGTCAAATCTGAGTTCAATAGAGATGTATGACCCTGAATCTAACCGTTGGACTTTCATGGCACCCATGGTTAGTCATGAGGGTGGGGTAGGGGTGGGTTGTATACCCCTTCAGCCTGCCTAA